From a single Oreochromis niloticus isolate F11D_XX linkage group LG3, O_niloticus_UMD_NMBU, whole genome shotgun sequence genomic region:
- the LOC102080206 gene encoding P2Y purinoceptor 14-like: MVTWICLLALSVPYTILFFITQKPLTSIPNHCGLLFSASVSLMFKIIHTLCTIIFLLVSISLVFFYYSISRRVFQAQQSQLASSEKLVKSRRNMLVLVSIFCVCFVPYHLVRVPFVFLLNTCSVEPVLYYLMEAATMVSVFNVCLDPLVYFFLCKSFRAQVNRRMVSIRTNIQQANQEN, encoded by the coding sequence ATGGTCACGTGGATTTGTCTCCTGGCTCTATCAGTTCCTTACACCATCCTGTTTTTCATCACCCAGAAACCTCTGACCTCTATCCCCAACCACTGTGGGCTCCTCTTTAGTGCATCAGTTAGTCTGATGTTTAAAATCATCCACACCCTCTGCACCATCATCTTCCTGTTGGTTTCCATATCCCTGGTCTTCTTCTACTACAGCATTTCCCGCAGGGTGTTCCAGGCACAGCAGAGTCAGCTGGCCTCCTCTGAGAAGCTGGTGAAGTCTCGCAGGAACATGTTGGTGCTGGTCAGcatcttctgtgtttgttttgtccCCTATCACCTGGTTCGAGTgccatttgtttttctgttgaacACCTGCTCTGTGGAACCAGTGTTGTACTACCTGATGGAGGCGGCCACCATGGTGTCAGTTTTCAACGTCTGTCTGGACCCTCTTGTTTACTTTTTCCTCTGTAAGAGTTTTCGGGCTCAGGTGAATCGGAGGATGGTGTCAATAAGGACAAACATCCAACAAGCAAACCAGGAGAATTAG